ACGAACATCCGCGATCTTCAGCAAAATCGGACAAATTATTCGACAGTTTACCTAAAAGGGCGTGTAGAAAATCAAGCACCTTTCTTAGGCACCGGCGCTTATGAAGTGCGAGATGCTACCGGCAGTATTTGGGTGATCACCACAAAAGCTTTACCCAACAAAGGAGATGAGGTTTTGATCAAAGGTGAAGTTCAGTATAAAAGCATTCCGGTGGGCGGACAAGATTTAGGAGAAGTTTATGTAACGGAAGTTGAGAAACTGTAGCGTCCCCTAACAATTTTTAGAGGGAAGCTAGGGCTGGGCAGAGGGAGACTTTGGTAAGAATTGCTTAAAATTTTGAGGTTTAAGGGTTATTTGTGATAATTAGCCTTAAAAATATTAAAGGAAAAACCTGTAGTTATGGGTGATGAACGCGTTCATGTGGCGATTGCAATCTTATATCGTGAAGGCAAGTTTCTTTTGCAGTTGCGAGATAATATTCCGGGAATTGCTTACCCAGGGTATTGGGGATTTTTTGGGGGGCATATCGAAGCCGGCGAAAACCCAGAAGATGCCTTGAAGCGGGAACTCCTAGAAGAAATTACTTACACTGCATCGGTAGTTTCAGAATTTGGTTTGTATTCAGATGCTAAAGCAATCCGCCATGTCTATCATGGCCCTTTAACGGTGGATTTAAACGAGTTAGTGCTGAATGAAGGGTGGGATATGGGGTTATTGACTCCCGAAGAAATTAGGGCGGGTGAGCGTTATTCAGAACGTGCCGGCCAAGTGCGACCATTAGGACAAATTCACCAGCAAATTTTATTAGATTTTATGGCCGGCACAAAGAAATAAAAACTTCAGGCAGAGGAAGCCGGTGTTAATTTGAATTTTCTAATTTCTTGGCTTTTTAAGCGCTAGCTGCAACCGCTTTCACAAACTCAGGTGCTAATAAAGCAGAAAAGTTGGGGACTCGGTTAATTTGATTTTGCTGCTTTAAGAATTCTGTCATATTTTGCATAGTTTTCAGCAAGTACCGCTCGCTGGCAGGGTTTCCCAGCATTTCTAAATTCATCTGAACATCTGGAAACTGCAACAATTTTAAGTCTTCATCTAACTCATTCGGGGTAATATCAAGGTATTTGGCCGCAATTTCCAATCCTTCCTGCCGGTTTGTCTTCAAAAAATCCAAACCTTGAAAAATGCCTCGCACAAACGCACCCACCGCTTGCGGATAGCTTTCAATAAACTTCGTCTCGAAAACATAAAGATCAACAATGGCGCTTGGCATTTGGGAAGAATCATAAATCACTCTGCCATCTTTCTGAGTGATCTTTGCTTTATCTAAATAAGGCGAGTAAGTTACCGCAATATCGATTTCGCCGGTTTCATAAGCGGTTGCTGCCGCATCTGGGGTCATCGCCACTAGGGCAATATCGGCAGCACTTAATCCAAATTCGTTAAGCACTTGCAGCAAGAAATAGTGGCTGACACTGCCTTGATCTACAGCAATTTGTTTGCCTTTAAAATCTTTAATGTCTGCAATGCTATTCCGTGCTAAAATTCCATCAGCACCAACCGAAATATCTTCAACTAAAACAACTCGAAAATCAACGCCATTTGCAGCCAGCAGCATTGCTTCTGATGTCACCGGCGCGAGTCCCTTAAGGTGTCCTGCTGCAAAAGCTGCCAGAGAATCGGCACTAGCGCTGAAGTCTTTAATTTCTAAATTGATGTCGAGTTCTTTGAAGAAACCTTTCTGCTGAGCGATGTAAAACGGTGTCAGTCCTATCCAAGTCACGAGTCCCATTGAAGTGGAAAGGGTGTTTTCTTGGGGGGTGGGATCGGCTGTGGTGCAAGCGTGGAGGACACCGGCACCGGCAGCACCAACGAGAAACCACAGCGCTTGCCGGCGCGTACAACTCATTGAATCTCCCAATCGGTTCATTGCTTTGCTCGCGCCTCGCACACCGAGCAAGAGTATAGCATTCTTACCAGATCGAGGCTAAAAGCCTTGCAATCCCTCGCATTCCATTGTCTGCGAACCTCGCTTGAAATCTCTGTTGGCACTTCTTCGTTAATTTAGTAGTAATCTTCTCCATCACCCTAAAAAAGATTGATTGGGCCTCGCCGTGATAACGATCACCCGAACACACCGCTTTGCATCCTTCGCGAGGGGCCAAATTATCACGCCGGCACAATTATCCCTATCACCAGACTCTTCCGCAAAAACACCGATATTGAACTAGATTCGATTGTGGATATCT
Above is a genomic segment from Microcoleus sp. FACHB-68 containing:
- a CDS encoding NUDIX hydrolase, which gives rise to MGDERVHVAIAILYREGKFLLQLRDNIPGIAYPGYWGFFGGHIEAGENPEDALKRELLEEITYTASVVSEFGLYSDAKAIRHVYHGPLTVDLNELVLNEGWDMGLLTPEEIRAGERYSERAGQVRPLGQIHQQILLDFMAGTKK
- a CDS encoding ABC transporter substrate-binding protein, whose product is MNRLGDSMSCTRRQALWFLVGAAGAGVLHACTTADPTPQENTLSTSMGLVTWIGLTPFYIAQQKGFFKELDINLEIKDFSASADSLAAFAAGHLKGLAPVTSEAMLLAANGVDFRVVLVEDISVGADGILARNSIADIKDFKGKQIAVDQGSVSHYFLLQVLNEFGLSAADIALVAMTPDAAATAYETGEIDIAVTYSPYLDKAKITQKDGRVIYDSSQMPSAIVDLYVFETKFIESYPQAVGAFVRGIFQGLDFLKTNRQEGLEIAAKYLDITPNELDEDLKLLQFPDVQMNLEMLGNPASERYLLKTMQNMTEFLKQQNQINRVPNFSALLAPEFVKAVAASA